The following coding sequences lie in one Chryseobacterium arthrosphaerae genomic window:
- a CDS encoding thiazole synthase — MNHQKLIIADRTFESRLFLGTGKFGSLKEMASSVLASETDMVTMALKRIDAQSAEDDLLDSLRETKVHLLPNTSGARTAKEAVLAAQLAREALETNWVKLEIHPDPKYLLPDPIETLYATEELAKLGFVVMPYIHADPVLCKRLEDAGTAVVMPLGAPIGTNKGLRTLDFLEIIISQSNVPVVVDAGIGAPSDAAKAMEMGADAVLVNTAIAVAGNPVNMAVAFKEGVIAGRKAFESGLGAIANHAEASSPLTSFLFE, encoded by the coding sequence ATGAATCATCAGAAATTAATAATAGCAGACCGTACTTTTGAATCCAGACTGTTTTTAGGAACCGGAAAATTCGGAAGTCTGAAAGAGATGGCATCTTCCGTTTTGGCTTCAGAAACAGATATGGTGACAATGGCCCTGAAAAGAATTGATGCCCAGTCTGCAGAAGATGACCTGCTGGACTCCTTGCGGGAAACAAAAGTGCATCTTTTGCCCAATACTTCAGGAGCGAGAACAGCCAAAGAGGCTGTATTAGCGGCCCAACTGGCAAGAGAAGCGCTGGAAACCAACTGGGTAAAGCTTGAAATTCATCCCGATCCGAAATATTTATTGCCGGACCCTATTGAAACCCTTTATGCAACTGAAGAGCTGGCAAAACTGGGCTTCGTAGTAATGCCTTATATTCACGCAGATCCTGTATTGTGTAAACGGCTGGAAGATGCGGGAACAGCTGTGGTAATGCCTTTGGGAGCACCCATTGGAACGAATAAAGGCTTGAGAACATTAGACTTTTTAGAAATCATCATCAGCCAAAGTAATGTGCCGGTAGTGGTAGATGCAGGAATAGGAGCACCATCAGATGCAGCCAAAGCGATGGAGATGGGAGCTGACGCCGTTCTCGTCAATACAGCGATTGCCGTGGCCGGAAACCCTGTCAATATGGCTGTAGCCTTTAAAGAAGGAGTGATTGCAGGAAGAAAAGCCTTTGAATCAGGATTAGGAGCCATAGCCAACCATGCCGAAGCTTCAAGTCCGCTGACCTCATTTTTATTCGAATAA
- a CDS encoding TonB-dependent receptor domain-containing protein, which produces MKKTIFALSLLGSVFVFSQEKENAASKEKQIEGVVITKTKKAVEQKADRTIFDFSEQPQLNNGNVLEGIKKLPGLVATDIAGMMYQGKMLDVYLNGRPLNITSNELNSFLEGMPANSVERIEVITQPGAEFPATSGGAIMNIITNKNANKYLTATYSGNYSFSNYDKYRSRTTNSLNLNARNKYFGWQLNVGQNYRESMLNGKQDELLDSNTDRLGRGYFAKSGITFDLGQDRLLLNYDIYHNNNDNYTLSKGHGDLPFDNNKNDLREAFYTSSDVAHTNSLRQEAVVTYQKRFADKSQKLDFQFGYTRSDSKFSQDNFFQDGNFAADPQPPINSAMSGVKDLLNNKSVMNIANFKVDYAQPIKLLDGGKVSFGGLYERQDYDTESFGLTNLEYQRQTASMYLEFQAKLKKFDFTLGSRAENYDISGITRFFNKEEKLTEASLTPFNKFKFFPNASVQYNMMNQVSIAANYNRKISLPSISALNPNNVTFYGPNTEVSGNPNLQPTIFDNYEIKISAFDYAFIGYSVSSANNQVAQIIRKDGRKLFNQQMNISNMKIHNFNVGLPVPFQIFTKSIGEIMKSNFNPDKMNFMYIYAGYQKHEIDNLNNKGFWIFNVMTQLLLPKDIKLTANYSYLTPKAGYFYFTAEKPFNNNLDITLTKKFMNNRLTVSVFANDIFNGQVMQVRSNPPLGESAMLRSKYDSRNFGISINYKIPTKNKLAKEDPNILNSTKKEDNGGVMQQGQ; this is translated from the coding sequence ATGAAAAAAACTATATTCGCTTTGTCACTCCTGGGATCTGTGTTTGTCTTTTCTCAGGAAAAAGAGAATGCTGCTTCTAAAGAGAAACAAATTGAAGGGGTGGTGATCACCAAAACTAAAAAAGCCGTTGAACAAAAGGCAGACCGTACTATTTTTGATTTTTCTGAACAACCTCAACTGAATAACGGAAACGTGCTGGAAGGAATCAAAAAGCTTCCGGGACTTGTTGCAACGGATATTGCAGGAATGATGTACCAGGGAAAAATGCTGGATGTTTACCTCAACGGAAGACCTTTGAATATTACTTCCAACGAATTGAATTCTTTCCTCGAAGGAATGCCCGCCAATTCTGTAGAAAGAATCGAAGTAATTACCCAGCCCGGAGCCGAATTCCCGGCAACTTCAGGAGGGGCCATCATGAATATTATTACGAATAAAAATGCCAATAAATATTTAACAGCAACGTATTCCGGAAATTATTCATTTTCGAATTATGATAAATACAGAAGCAGAACAACCAATTCCCTTAATCTGAACGCAAGAAATAAATATTTCGGCTGGCAGCTGAATGTAGGGCAAAACTATCGTGAAAGTATGCTTAACGGAAAACAGGATGAGCTTCTGGACAGCAATACGGACCGACTGGGAAGAGGTTACTTTGCAAAATCAGGAATAACATTCGATTTAGGGCAAGACCGTCTATTATTAAATTACGATATCTATCACAATAATAATGACAATTACACCCTGAGTAAGGGTCATGGAGATTTACCTTTTGATAATAATAAAAATGATCTGAGAGAGGCTTTTTATACTTCTTCAGATGTTGCCCATACGAATAGTTTGAGACAGGAAGCTGTTGTAACCTACCAGAAACGTTTTGCAGATAAATCTCAAAAACTGGATTTTCAGTTTGGTTATACAAGATCAGACAGTAAATTTTCTCAGGACAACTTCTTTCAGGATGGAAATTTTGCTGCGGATCCCCAACCTCCGATCAACAGTGCTATGAGTGGCGTAAAAGATCTTCTGAACAATAAATCCGTGATGAATATTGCCAATTTCAAAGTAGATTACGCTCAGCCTATCAAGCTTCTTGATGGTGGAAAAGTAAGCTTTGGAGGATTGTATGAAAGACAGGATTACGATACTGAAAGTTTTGGCTTAACCAATCTTGAATATCAGAGACAGACCGCCTCTATGTATTTGGAATTTCAGGCTAAACTGAAAAAGTTTGATTTCACCTTGGGTTCAAGGGCTGAAAATTATGATATTTCAGGGATAACAAGGTTTTTCAATAAAGAAGAAAAGCTGACAGAAGCCAGTCTGACTCCTTTCAATAAATTCAAGTTTTTCCCCAATGCAAGTGTGCAGTATAATATGATGAATCAGGTTTCTATTGCTGCCAATTACAACAGAAAAATAAGCCTCCCAAGTATTTCTGCCTTAAACCCGAATAACGTAACTTTCTATGGCCCCAATACGGAAGTAAGCGGTAACCCAAATCTGCAGCCTACTATTTTTGATAATTATGAAATAAAAATCTCAGCTTTCGATTATGCTTTCATCGGGTACAGCGTAAGTTCAGCAAACAACCAGGTAGCACAGATTATCAGAAAGGACGGCAGAAAACTATTCAACCAGCAGATGAATATTTCAAATATGAAAATTCACAATTTCAATGTAGGTCTTCCGGTTCCGTTTCAGATTTTCACCAAATCGATCGGTGAAATTATGAAATCCAACTTCAATCCTGACAAGATGAATTTCATGTACATCTATGCAGGATATCAGAAGCATGAAATTGATAACCTTAACAATAAAGGGTTCTGGATTTTCAATGTGATGACTCAGTTACTTCTTCCAAAAGATATTAAACTGACAGCCAATTACAGCTATCTGACGCCTAAAGCAGGATATTTCTACTTTACAGCAGAGAAGCCGTTCAACAATAATTTAGATATTACATTAACAAAGAAGTTTATGAACAACCGTCTTACTGTATCTGTTTTTGCCAATGATATTTTCAACGGACAGGTTATGCAGGTACGTTCTAATCCTCCATTGGGAGAGAGCGCGATGCTGAGATCCAAGTATGACTCAAGAAACTTCGGAATTTCCATCAATTACAAGATTCCGACAAAGAATAAACTGGCAAAAGAAGATCCTAATATCCTTAATAGCACCAAGAAAGAAGATAATGGTGGTGTTATGCAGCAAGGACAGTAA
- a CDS encoding DUF5694 domain-containing protein — protein MKTLIYIFLVCLSTSVLAQKKPSDFFTSPKTKVLVVGSFHFDYPNLDAHKTRKEDQVDVLSPETAKEVTELVEYIKRFKPTKIAIEAWPSWNANQKLKEYNEGKHRDKRDERYQLAMRIASELKINELFSIDAESILDDLEKHFGKTDSAFFKNLSKDYDFRSDDPVSQQFIAFYKSSEPKNFKSLLDTFTYMNSKESHQYGYGAYLSGDFKLREHDGADMLALYWYSRNLRMFRNIQNIPHNSEDRILVIAGNGHAAVLRQLFTSSAEYDFIEFSSLK, from the coding sequence ATGAAAACCTTAATTTATATTTTTCTTGTATGTCTTTCTACATCAGTATTGGCTCAAAAAAAACCTTCAGATTTTTTTACCAGCCCAAAGACAAAAGTTTTGGTGGTAGGTTCATTCCATTTTGATTACCCTAATCTTGATGCCCATAAAACCAGGAAAGAAGATCAGGTGGATGTGCTTTCTCCTGAAACAGCAAAAGAAGTCACTGAACTTGTAGAATATATCAAAAGATTTAAACCTACAAAGATTGCTATAGAAGCCTGGCCAAGCTGGAATGCCAATCAAAAGCTGAAGGAATACAACGAAGGTAAGCACCGTGACAAAAGAGATGAGCGTTATCAGCTTGCAATGAGAATAGCCAGTGAACTTAAAATCAACGAATTGTTCAGTATTGATGCAGAATCTATTCTGGATGATCTTGAAAAACATTTTGGAAAAACTGATTCTGCATTTTTTAAAAACCTCAGCAAAGATTATGATTTCAGGAGTGATGATCCGGTCTCCCAGCAGTTTATTGCTTTCTACAAGAGTTCTGAGCCTAAAAATTTTAAATCTCTTCTGGACACTTTTACTTACATGAATTCCAAAGAAAGCCATCAGTACGGGTACGGAGCCTATCTGAGCGGTGATTTCAAACTGAGAGAACATGATGGTGCTGATATGCTTGCGCTTTATTGGTACAGCAGGAACCTGAGGATGTTCCGAAATATTCAAAACATTCCGCACAACAGTGAAGACAGAATTCTTGTGATTGCCGGAAACGGGCATGCTGCAGTATTACGACAGCTTTTTACCTCTTCTGCAGAATATGATTTTATAGAGTTTTCATCTCTGAAATAA
- the thiH gene encoding 2-iminoacetate synthase ThiH, producing the protein MKSFRNVFDQYGWDEVKNRLRKVTLSDVRYSLQKKNKTMDDFLNLISPAASGELEIMAKMTRSLTQKRFGKTIQLYAPLYLSNECQNICTYCGFSLDNQLKRKTLSDTELLVEASVLKSMDVNHVLLVSGEANKIVGVPYFQNAVRLLKPHFSNISIEVQPLAEEEYSLLHKEGVHSVLVYQETYHQEVYKEYHPRGKKSNFDFRLDTPDRIGRAGIHKIGLGVLLGLEDWRVDSFFNALHIDFLQKQYWKSRFSVSFPRLRPAEGIIEPNFIMEDKDLLQLICAYRIWNEDLEISISTRENEIFRNNIVSLGATAMSAGSKTNPGGYSVDKESLEQFETSDERSMDEIRMMIRKSGYDPVMKDWDSVYSGF; encoded by the coding sequence ATGAAAAGCTTCAGAAATGTATTTGATCAATATGGCTGGGATGAAGTAAAAAACAGGCTCAGAAAGGTAACTTTATCAGACGTCCGCTACAGTCTTCAAAAAAAGAATAAAACAATGGATGACTTTCTGAATCTGATTTCCCCGGCGGCCTCAGGGGAGCTTGAGATCATGGCTAAAATGACCCGTTCCCTTACTCAGAAACGTTTCGGGAAAACGATTCAGTTGTATGCGCCGCTGTATCTCAGCAATGAATGCCAGAATATCTGTACCTACTGTGGATTCAGTTTAGATAATCAGTTAAAAAGAAAAACACTTTCAGATACAGAATTGCTTGTTGAAGCTTCAGTCCTGAAGTCAATGGATGTAAATCATGTATTACTGGTAAGCGGAGAAGCCAATAAGATTGTGGGAGTTCCTTATTTCCAGAATGCTGTACGCCTGTTAAAACCTCATTTTTCCAATATTTCTATTGAAGTGCAGCCTTTGGCAGAAGAGGAGTACAGTCTTCTTCACAAGGAAGGTGTACATTCCGTATTGGTGTACCAGGAAACTTATCATCAGGAGGTTTATAAAGAATATCATCCCAGGGGAAAAAAATCAAATTTTGATTTCCGTCTGGATACGCCTGACCGTATTGGCAGGGCAGGAATCCACAAAATAGGACTGGGAGTGCTTCTTGGACTGGAAGATTGGCGTGTAGACAGCTTTTTCAACGCATTACATATTGATTTTCTCCAGAAACAGTATTGGAAAAGCAGATTTTCGGTTTCATTTCCAAGGCTGAGACCGGCTGAAGGAATTATTGAGCCTAATTTTATTATGGAAGATAAAGACCTGCTTCAGCTGATCTGTGCTTACCGGATCTGGAATGAAGACCTGGAAATCTCTATATCTACCAGAGAAAATGAGATCTTCAGAAATAATATCGTTTCGCTTGGTGCCACAGCCATGAGCGCAGGTTCCAAAACCAATCCCGGAGGCTATTCTGTGGATAAGGAGTCTTTAGAACAGTTTGAAACCAGTGACGAAAGGAGTATGGATGAAATCAGGATGATGATCAGAAAATCAGGATATGATCCCGTAATGAAAGACTGGGATTCTGTTTACAGTGGATTTTAG
- a CDS encoding TonB-dependent receptor plug domain-containing protein, with amino-acid sequence MHNFRKKIFIPSITLISTFYYAQKDTLQSKKIEDVVILGSRGSGRSLTDTPVPVDIINISKILKQSPANNISQALNYIVPSFSSTSHTVNDGTDFVDPALLRGLGPDQVLVLVNGKRRYQSSLINVTLTPGRGSVGTDLNAIPAFALEKIEVLRDGASAQYGSDAIAGVVNLGLKKRLGLSGQVFLGGYASPVTNNFSGGIDGQTISVDLNYGARIGKTGFFNVTGSAQYRDPYSRAGVRNGDIFNAYNAIHYRALQDGINIDGLYKNITNTPNSQQIINTIKQYAVKVDYFGNDFQSQISGANSIADLQKILDRDFTSQELNYRGLERKDFSLRAGQSKLQSGQLFFNSEIPLSDEWKVYSFGGYSYRLGNAGGFYRLPNNERNINSITPNGYLPQIEATVNDYSLAAGIKGKWNGWNVDFSNTFGKNTFGFGVVNTFNASLTDNSPRTFDAGGSEFSQNTVNLDFSKKYDVLKGLNIAFGGEYRHENYKVNAGKENSYASYDIFGRVVTAQTPENEKVTDFFKNIRPAGAQVFPGFSPENAVSGNRNSIAAYADAELEVTDGWLLEGALRYENYSDFGSTFNYKVATNVKVAPNLNWRGAVSTGFRAPSLAQIYYSSTSTLIQQGVTTQVGTFRNNSEAAQALGIPKLKQETSQSYSTGITWKIPALSLTFTADAYLIKIKDRVVLTDLFYRPDGSFTPGSDQAVLQNAFDLARASAANFFANAVDSQTKGLDITISQNSKISSGVSLENNLGINFNQTKRIGDIHASPKLVSQINNYFSEPNRIYFEEAVPHVKATLANTVRASGFTFVLRNSFFGKVTDADVVDADFDGVKGGTEHFVLNSRLVTDLSVGYNFNKNISATIGSNNIFNILPSKSPNIPSLTADNQFVYSRQVSQYGIGGRFLFARIEFSF; translated from the coding sequence ATGCATAATTTCAGAAAAAAAATTTTTATTCCTTCCATTACGCTTATCTCTACATTTTATTACGCACAGAAGGATACTTTACAATCTAAGAAAATAGAAGATGTGGTGATTCTTGGATCAAGAGGTTCAGGAAGATCATTAACAGATACCCCGGTTCCGGTAGATATCATTAATATTTCAAAAATCTTAAAACAAAGTCCGGCCAATAATATCAGCCAGGCTTTAAATTACATTGTACCTTCATTTTCATCAACTTCACATACCGTTAATGATGGAACTGATTTTGTAGATCCTGCGCTCCTGAGGGGATTAGGCCCGGATCAGGTTCTGGTGCTGGTAAACGGAAAAAGAAGATATCAGTCTTCGCTTATTAATGTTACCCTTACTCCGGGAAGAGGTTCTGTGGGAACCGACCTTAATGCTATTCCTGCCTTTGCTTTAGAAAAAATTGAAGTTTTAAGGGACGGTGCTTCTGCCCAATATGGGTCCGATGCCATTGCCGGAGTGGTAAACCTGGGATTGAAAAAAAGATTGGGACTTTCCGGACAGGTATTTTTAGGAGGGTATGCTTCTCCTGTTACCAATAATTTCTCTGGTGGAATAGATGGACAGACCATTTCTGTAGATCTTAATTATGGAGCCAGAATAGGAAAAACAGGATTCTTTAACGTTACTGGTTCTGCCCAATACCGGGATCCTTATTCGAGGGCCGGAGTAAGAAACGGAGATATTTTCAATGCTTATAATGCCATTCATTACAGGGCTTTACAGGATGGAATTAATATTGACGGGTTGTATAAAAATATTACCAATACTCCCAATTCCCAGCAAATTATCAACACAATCAAGCAATATGCAGTGAAGGTAGATTATTTTGGGAATGATTTTCAGTCTCAAATCTCAGGGGCAAATAGTATTGCTGATCTTCAAAAAATATTGGACAGGGATTTTACCTCTCAGGAACTTAATTACAGAGGATTGGAAAGGAAAGATTTCAGCTTGAGGGCAGGCCAGTCTAAATTACAGTCCGGGCAGCTCTTTTTTAATTCTGAAATTCCTCTTAGTGATGAATGGAAAGTCTACTCATTTGGAGGCTACAGCTACCGTCTTGGAAATGCCGGAGGATTTTACAGGCTTCCGAACAATGAGAGAAATATAAATTCAATTACGCCCAACGGATATCTTCCTCAAATTGAAGCAACAGTAAATGACTATTCTCTTGCTGCCGGAATCAAAGGAAAATGGAACGGCTGGAATGTAGATTTCAGCAATACATTTGGAAAAAATACCTTCGGTTTCGGGGTCGTAAATACTTTTAATGCATCGCTTACAGATAATTCTCCAAGAACTTTTGATGCAGGAGGATCTGAATTTTCACAAAATACCGTCAATCTTGATTTCTCCAAAAAATATGATGTACTGAAGGGGTTGAACATTGCATTTGGGGGCGAGTACAGGCATGAAAATTATAAAGTAAATGCCGGAAAAGAAAATTCTTATGCCTCATACGATATTTTTGGCCGTGTGGTAACCGCTCAAACGCCTGAAAATGAAAAAGTAACTGACTTTTTTAAGAATATAAGACCGGCCGGAGCCCAGGTTTTCCCAGGGTTCAGCCCGGAAAATGCAGTGTCAGGAAACAGAAACAGTATTGCAGCTTATGCTGATGCCGAGTTGGAAGTTACTGATGGCTGGCTGTTGGAAGGAGCTTTACGATACGAGAATTATTCAGACTTCGGGTCTACATTCAATTATAAGGTGGCAACCAATGTAAAGGTGGCTCCCAACCTGAACTGGAGAGGTGCTGTTTCCACGGGGTTCAGAGCGCCTTCATTGGCCCAGATCTATTACAGTTCCACTTCTACTTTGATCCAGCAGGGGGTAACAACACAGGTAGGTACTTTCAGGAATAATTCTGAAGCTGCACAGGCATTGGGGATCCCAAAATTGAAACAGGAGACTTCACAGTCCTACAGCACAGGAATTACATGGAAGATTCCGGCATTAAGCCTGACTTTCACGGCAGATGCTTATTTAATAAAGATTAAGGACAGAGTAGTTTTAACTGATCTTTTCTACCGTCCTGATGGAAGTTTTACTCCTGGTTCAGACCAGGCCGTTCTACAGAATGCTTTTGATCTCGCAAGAGCAAGCGCTGCCAACTTTTTTGCCAATGCAGTAGATTCTCAGACAAAAGGGCTGGATATTACTATTTCGCAGAATTCAAAAATCTCATCAGGGGTTTCTTTGGAGAATAATCTGGGAATCAACTTTAATCAGACGAAAAGAATCGGAGACATCCATGCATCACCGAAATTGGTAAGCCAGATCAATAATTATTTCTCAGAACCTAACAGAATTTATTTTGAAGAAGCTGTACCCCATGTAAAAGCTACATTAGCCAACACGGTAAGGGCTTCCGGCTTTACTTTCGTACTGCGCAATTCATTTTTTGGTAAAGTGACTGATGCAGATGTTGTAGATGCTGATTTTGATGGAGTAAAGGGAGGTACAGAACATTTTGTCCTTAACAGCCGTTTGGTAACAGATCTGTCTGTAGGGTATAATTTTAATAAAAATATTTCGGCAACAATAGGCAGCAATAACATCTTCAATATATTGCCTTCTAAAAGCCCCAATATACCGTCATTAACAGCAGATAACCAGTTTGTCTATTCCAGGCAGGTTTCCCAGTACGGGATAGGGGGAAGATTCTTATTTGCAAGAATTGAATTCAGTTTCTGA
- a CDS encoding outer membrane beta-barrel family protein produces the protein MKKHILSIAILACSFAAGQTQDTARVNTIDAVTVNGKKALVERKVDRLVYNVQNSMLSQGSSGMEVLAGTPLLKVDEDKGLISIAGKNGVSVMVNDRMLNLSGIELINYLRNLRSENILKIEVITTPPAKYDAQGNSGIINIVLKKNQNPGWNGYLNTNYTQKTYAGFTSVAGVNYQNEKWKASVKVLGYDADKRSVENYKIIGQNSSISRDDRRDMNDGLGLNANFDYSLSKNANIGLVYDISKGHSDMDIRSEQSYFTYNAVTLQTDTDSKHRSVFTSQMLNLYFDQKFGEHKLSLGANYYGNLPDNNVNFTTRNLADNSVQVVRNLSTVDYKIYSGQADLALNFKKIQLETGAKYSQFSNDSDIGYFNLIQDGYIIDPGRSNLFNYKEKNYAAYLSASKDFSEKWSAKAGLRYEYTQTNGFSPTTQTESENRYGKFFPTAYISYKANENNQFSINYSRRINRPYFRALDPFRWYSNPRTYYSGNPGLQPSFNHNIEFNYIFKNRFSANLYYQRTVNNFDQITFLDGKDITSTYYNYYNQDKYGINLNYTDTFFKIWESNISASFSYNETQITQFNAVPKNGQSFYYSTNNTFQLNKAKTFFLFVNYWHNLPSRDGYSSIRNRASLDAGIKMSLVEKAVQINLSVSDIFKQSGYKADVYFADNTQSFNNYWDARRLVLSITYSFGNQTIKSNNRAVNFEEKNRAQ, from the coding sequence ATGAAAAAGCACATTCTCTCCATAGCAATTTTAGCTTGTTCTTTTGCAGCGGGTCAGACTCAAGATACCGCCCGTGTCAATACAATAGATGCTGTTACAGTCAACGGAAAGAAAGCCCTGGTAGAGCGTAAGGTAGACCGTCTGGTTTACAATGTTCAGAATTCAATGCTTTCTCAGGGAAGTTCCGGAATGGAAGTGCTTGCCGGAACACCCTTACTGAAAGTTGACGAAGATAAAGGTCTTATATCTATCGCAGGGAAAAATGGAGTTTCTGTGATGGTAAATGACCGTATGCTTAATCTTTCCGGCATTGAGCTTATCAACTATCTGAGAAACCTCCGTTCAGAAAACATCCTGAAAATAGAGGTAATCACCACCCCGCCGGCAAAATATGATGCCCAGGGAAATAGCGGAATTATCAATATCGTTCTCAAAAAAAACCAGAATCCCGGATGGAATGGCTACCTGAATACCAACTATACTCAGAAAACATACGCAGGGTTCACCAGTGTGGCTGGTGTAAATTATCAAAATGAAAAATGGAAAGCCTCGGTAAAAGTTCTGGGATATGATGCAGATAAACGTTCCGTGGAAAATTATAAGATCATCGGACAGAATTCTTCTATCAGCAGGGATGACAGACGGGATATGAATGACGGCCTTGGATTAAATGCCAATTTCGATTATTCACTTTCTAAAAATGCCAATATCGGGCTGGTATATGATATTTCAAAAGGTCATTCCGATATGGATATCAGGTCAGAGCAGAGCTATTTTACCTATAATGCCGTAACGTTACAAACTGATACGGATTCTAAGCACCGTTCTGTTTTTACATCACAGATGCTGAATTTATATTTTGATCAGAAATTCGGGGAACATAAATTGAGTCTCGGTGCCAATTATTATGGGAACCTGCCTGATAATAACGTCAATTTTACCACCAGAAACCTGGCAGACAATTCGGTGCAGGTGGTTCGGAATCTTTCTACGGTAGATTATAAAATTTATTCGGGGCAGGCCGATCTTGCATTAAATTTTAAAAAGATCCAGCTGGAAACAGGAGCAAAATACAGTCAGTTTTCCAATGATTCGGATATAGGCTATTTTAATCTGATTCAGGACGGTTATATTATAGATCCGGGCAGAAGTAACCTTTTTAATTACAAAGAGAAAAATTATGCCGCATACCTCAGTGCCAGTAAGGATTTCAGTGAAAAATGGTCTGCCAAAGCCGGGCTTCGTTATGAATACACGCAAACCAACGGCTTTTCACCTACCACGCAGACTGAATCTGAAAACAGGTATGGAAAATTCTTTCCTACGGCATATATCTCCTATAAAGCCAATGAGAATAACCAGTTCAGCATTAATTATTCAAGAAGGATCAACCGCCCTTATTTCCGGGCTTTGGACCCGTTCCGATGGTACTCCAATCCGAGAACCTACTATTCCGGAAATCCAGGCTTGCAGCCTTCTTTCAACCATAATATAGAATTCAATTATATTTTTAAAAATAGATTCTCTGCCAATCTTTATTACCAGAGAACCGTCAATAATTTTGACCAGATCACTTTCCTTGACGGAAAAGATATTACCAGTACCTATTACAATTATTATAATCAGGATAAATATGGGATTAACCTCAATTATACGGACACATTTTTTAAGATCTGGGAAAGCAATATTTCCGCTTCATTCAGCTATAATGAAACACAGATCACACAATTTAATGCTGTTCCAAAAAACGGACAATCGTTCTATTATTCCACCAACAATACTTTTCAGCTCAATAAGGCCAAAACCTTCTTCCTGTTTGTGAATTACTGGCATAATCTTCCTTCCCGTGACGGATACTCTTCCATCAGAAACAGAGCCAGCTTGGATGCCGGAATCAAGATGAGCCTTGTGGAGAAAGCGGTCCAGATCAACCTTTCGGTAAGTGATATTTTTAAGCAGTCCGGATATAAAGCAGATGTGTATTTTGCAGATAATACACAGTCTTTCAACAATTATTGGGATGCCAGAAGGCTGGTACTCAGCATCACCTACAGTTTTGGAAATCAAACAATAAAATCAAATAACAGAGCGGTGAATTTCGAAGAAAAAAACCGTGCACAATAA
- a CDS encoding HesA/MoeB/ThiF family protein encodes MKEDVFSRYSRQIFIDEIGLEGQKKIMASKALVVGAGGLGSPVIQYLAAAGVGTLGIADFDLVELHNLNRQIIHTEDRTGMSKVKSAEVFVKNLNHQVNLIPIEQKINEANAADILSRFDIIIDGSDNFSTRYLVNDTCVKLKKTLVYGSILGFSGQVAVFNHRGSKNLRDLFPEPPSDGDMPDCDSLGVLGALPGIIGSMMALQTLKIIADLPVILNQMTWVDTLNWRFQTIDF; translated from the coding sequence ATGAAAGAAGATGTTTTTTCCCGGTACAGCCGGCAGATATTCATCGATGAAATAGGACTGGAAGGGCAAAAAAAGATTATGGCATCAAAAGCACTTGTTGTGGGAGCCGGTGGCCTCGGAAGTCCTGTTATCCAATATCTGGCGGCTGCCGGTGTCGGAACTTTAGGAATTGCAGATTTTGATCTTGTAGAATTGCATAACCTAAACCGTCAGATCATTCACACGGAAGACAGAACGGGAATGTCTAAAGTAAAAAGTGCTGAGGTATTCGTGAAAAACCTTAATCACCAGGTGAATCTGATTCCCATTGAACAGAAAATCAATGAAGCCAATGCCGCAGACATTCTTTCCCGGTTTGATATCATCATCGACGGATCTGATAATTTTTCAACAAGATATCTGGTTAATGACACCTGTGTGAAGCTGAAAAAAACATTGGTGTACGGAAGTATCCTTGGGTTTTCAGGACAAGTGGCTGTATTTAATCATCGGGGAAGCAAAAACCTGAGAGACCTGTTCCCGGAACCTCCGTCTGACGGAGATATGCCGGACTGTGACAGTTTAGGCGTTCTGGGAGCTTTGCCGGGAATCATAGGAAGTATGATGGCACTTCAGACCTTAAAAATCATAGCTGATCTTCCTGTGATTTTAAATCAGATGACATGGGTAGATACACTGAATTGGAGATTTCAGACGATTGATTTTTAA